Proteins from one uncultured Anaeromusa sp. genomic window:
- the gmk gene encoding guanylate kinase — translation MAQAKGILIVISGPSGTGKGTVCKELLQQLPYLEFSISATTRLPREGEVHGVNYWFTPKDRFQEMIQEKAMLEWAEVYGNYYGTPRNYVLERLEAGSDVLLEIDTQGALQVKESYPDGVFVFLMPPSLTELRRRIAGRGTETADVIERRLQAAEHEVTLASKYDYVLVNDIIADAVAKVKGIVMAEKCRVRRNAGLIASMQKFGDISHTGELI, via the coding sequence ATGGCGCAAGCCAAAGGGATTTTAATTGTAATCTCCGGGCCTTCCGGAACCGGTAAAGGCACAGTCTGCAAAGAACTGCTGCAACAACTGCCTTATCTTGAATTTTCTATTTCCGCTACGACCAGGCTCCCCAGGGAAGGGGAGGTGCATGGCGTGAATTACTGGTTTACGCCGAAAGACCGTTTTCAGGAGATGATTCAAGAAAAAGCCATGTTGGAATGGGCGGAAGTATACGGGAATTATTATGGCACGCCGCGAAACTATGTACTGGAGCGTTTAGAGGCAGGCAGCGATGTTTTGCTGGAAATTGACACGCAAGGCGCCCTGCAGGTAAAGGAAAGCTATCCGGATGGCGTTTTTGTCTTTTTGATGCCGCCGTCGCTGACCGAATTAAGACGGCGCATCGCCGGGCGTGGTACGGAAACAGCGGATGTAATTGAACGTCGCTTGCAAGCGGCGGAACATGAAGTAACCTTGGCTTCTAAATACGACTACGTACTGGTTAATGACATAATAGCCGATGCCGTTGCCAAAGTTAAGGGCATTGTTATGGCTGAAAAATGTCGGGTGCGGCGCAACGCTGGCTTGATTGCAAGTATGCAAAAATTTGGGGATATTTCACATACGGGGGAATTGATATGA
- a CDS encoding DUF370 domain-containing protein, with translation MDIKLINIGFGNIVSANRIISIVSPESAPIKRIIQEARDRGMLIDATYGRRTRAVIIADSDHVILSAVQPETVAHRLVNKDSGSDPQD, from the coding sequence ATGGATATCAAGTTGATCAATATTGGATTTGGTAATATTGTCTCTGCCAATCGGATTATTTCGATTGTCAGCCCTGAATCAGCGCCTATCAAACGTATTATTCAAGAAGCCCGCGACAGGGGTATGCTGATTGACGCCACGTACGGACGTCGCACCAGGGCGGTCATCATTGCCGACAGCGATCATGTTATTTTGTCCGCGGTACAGCCGGAAACGGTGGCGCATCGCTTGGTGAACAAGGATAGCGGCAGCGATCCTCAAGACTAA
- the rpoZ gene encoding DNA-directed RNA polymerase subunit omega: MIKPSLDVLMTKVDSKYTLVVLAAKRARTLLDEEPGTLEGRAKKQVTVALEEIASDRITYERTKHGIK, encoded by the coding sequence ATGATAAAACCGTCTCTAGATGTATTGATGACAAAAGTGGACAGCAAATATACGTTGGTAGTCTTGGCGGCCAAGCGGGCCCGGACCTTGCTGGATGAAGAACCAGGAACCTTAGAAGGACGCGCTAAGAAGCAAGTAACCGTGGCGCTAGAGGAAATTGCTAGTGATCGCATTACCTATGAACGGACGAAACACGGAATCAAGTAA